The genomic DNA TTTTTGCACGCCGGACTGCTGCACCTGCTCGGCAACATGCTCTTCCTCTGGATCTTCGGCAACAACGTGGAGGACGCGACGGGGCACCTGCGGTTCCTCGTCTTCTACCTCGCCTGCGGGGTCATCGCGGCTGTGGCGCACGTCGCCACTGACCCTGAGTCGACGACGAAGATGGTCGGCGCGAGCGGCGCGATCTCCGGCGTGCTCGGCGCCTACCTCCTGCTGTTCCCGCGCGCACGCATCGTGACCCTCGTCTTCCTCGGCTTCTTCGCCCAGACGATCGAGATCCCCGCCTTCTTCTTCCTCGGCTTCTGGTTCCTGCTCCAGTTCGTCTCCGGCGCGCTCTCGCTCGGCGGCGCCGGTGGCGGGGTGGCCTGGTTCGCCCACGTCGGCGGGTTCATCGCGGGCATGGTCCTGCTGGTGCCGTTCAAGCGCCGGGAGACGCGGCTCTGGAGCCGCCTCGGCGGCTAGAGAGGGAGGGACGAGGTGACGGAGAGTTACCATCTGGCCGTGCTCGGCGACCACCTCGGCGGCCTGGCCGCGGCGGCGCTGGCGGCGCGGCGGGGCCAGCGGGTGCTCCTGCTCGAGCATGTCGCCTCGGGGCCGCCGTTGCCGCTGCGCCTGCTGAACGCGATCGCCGGCGGGCCCGAGCACGAGCCGGCGCTCGCGCGGCTGTTCCAGGAGCTGGGCCTCGCGCCGTTCGGCCCGCTCGGCGACGACCGGATACACTTCCACGCGCTCGCGCCGGCGCTCCAGGTCTGCCTCCCGGGTCACCGGCTGAGCGTTCACGCCGACCGCACCGCGCGCGCCTGGGAGCTGCAGCGGGAGTTCGGGGAGGCGCACCGCGCGCTCGCGCCGCTGGCGCAGGAGGAGGAGGAGCTGCGGGGCAGGATCGAGCGCGCCGCGCCGCAGC from bacterium includes the following:
- a CDS encoding rhomboid family intramembrane serine protease; the encoded protein is MIPLRDTVPTRTFPGVTVALIAANAAVFLYELSLGPEQADIFASTFGAVPAAVTGAASSAMTGVPPLLTLVTSMFLHAGLLHLLGNMLFLWIFGNNVEDATGHLRFLVFYLACGVIAAVAHVATDPESTTKMVGASGAISGVLGAYLLLFPRARIVTLVFLGFFAQTIEIPAFFFLGFWFLLQFVSGALSLGGAGGGVAWFAHVGGFIAGMVLLVPFKRRETRLWSRLGG